DNA from Bradyrhizobium diazoefficiens USDA 110:
CGCCAACCCAGTCGGCCTCGAACGGCGCCACCGGCGAACGCGCCAACGGTCCGGTGCGCGGGTTCGTCGCCACGCGCAGCGGCACCGCCACCAAGACCGATACGCCGCTGATCGAAACGCCGCAGTCGGTGTCCGTCGTCACCACGGACCAGGTCAGGAACCAGGGCGCGGTCTCGATCGGCGAGGCCCTGCGCTACACCGCCGGCGTCAGCGGCGACGTCAATGGCGGTTCGGACACCCGCTTCGGCGCCCTCCAGATCCGCGGCTTCGACACCACCATGTCGGGCCTCTACGTCGACGGCCTGCGAATCCCATCGAGCAACTACGTGCATTTCAACGGCCTCGATCCCTACGGCGCCGAGCGCCTCGAGGTCCTCAAGGGGCCGTCCTCGGCGATGTATGGCGGCAGCGGCACCGGCGGCATCCTCAACTACGTGACCAAGCTGCCGACCGCTCAGCAGTTCGGCGAGGTCTCGGTCTCCGGCGGCAGCTTCAACCGCTATCAGGGCCAGTTCGACATGGGCGGCTCCGCCAACAAGGACGGCACCGTGCTGTGGCGGCTGACCGGCGTGGTCCGCGACGGCGAGACCCAGGTCGACTTCACCAAGGACAACCGCGTCTTCATCGCGCCCGCAATCACCTTCAAGCCGAACGAGGACACCACCATCACGATCCTGGCCAACTACCAGAGGGACCGGGCAGGGTGGGGCCTCCAGTTCCTGCCCGCCTCAGGCACGGTGTGGCCGAACAACGGCCGCACCATCCCGGTCTCGTTCTTCGCCGGCGTGCCGAGCTTCAACGCGTTCAACACCGAGATCGCAACCGCCGGCTACCAGCTCTCGCACAATTTGACCGACAACATCACGTTCCGGCAGAACCTGCGCTACGCCTATCAGCACAACGAGGAAAAGGTGTTTTACGGCGGAGGCTATACCGACGAGGCCGCGGGGCAGCTCGCGCGTTTCGGCAGCTACAGCAACTCGTACATCAACTCCTTCGCGGTGGACAACCAGCTCCAGGGCAAGTTCACCACCGGCATCCTCAGCCACACCACGCTGGTCGGGATCGACTATCGCAACACCTCCTTCCGCGACACCGCCTTTGGCGTCACGACCTCGGCCCCCGAGATCAACGTGTTCAATCCGGTCTATAGCTACGATTGGACCATCGGCGCGATGAGCGACAACACCGGCGTCAAGCAGTCGCAGGTCGGCCTCTACGCGCAGGACCAGATCAGGCTCGGCCGGCTGTCGTTCCAGCTCGGCGGTCGCCAGGATTTCGTCACCACGCAGGTCGACAGCGGTATCTTCGACACATCGGTCTCGAAGGATGCTTCGGCCTTCACTGGCCGCGCCGCCGTGATGTACAATTTCAACAACGGCATCGCGCCGTATTTCAGCTATTCCGAGTCGTTTCTGCCGGTGCTCGCAACCG
Protein-coding regions in this window:
- a CDS encoding TonB-dependent siderophore receptor, which encodes MRGFVATRSGTATKTDTPLIETPQSVSVVTTDQVRNQGAVSIGEALRYTAGVSGDVNGGSDTRFGALQIRGFDTTMSGLYVDGLRIPSSNYVHFNGLDPYGAERLEVLKGPSSAMYGGSGTGGILNYVTKLPTAQQFGEVSVSGGSFNRYQGQFDMGGSANKDGTVLWRLTGVVRDGETQVDFTKDNRVFIAPAITFKPNEDTTITILANYQRDRAGWGLQFLPASGTVWPNNGRTIPVSFFAGVPSFNAFNTEIATAGYQLSHNLTDNITFRQNLRYAYQHNEEKVFYGGGYTDEAAGQLARFGSYSNSYINSFAVDNQLQGKFTTGILSHTTLVGIDYRNTSFRDTAFGVTTSAPEINVFNPVYSYDWTIGAMSDNTGVKQSQVGLYAQDQIRLGRLSFQLGGRQDFVTTQVDSGIFDTSVSKDASAFTGRAAVMYNFNNGIAPYFSYSESFLPVLATGPGGQLLNPETGVQYEVGVKYQPIGWNALFTFAAFDLTRDNVVTYAPPLNVAEQTGQVKSRGIELEGTMSLADGWNLRAAYAYVDAMLTQDPVNVGKAPVTVPLNRASLWSDYTLQNGPLAGLQFGAGVRYVGATWGDDANTFKVGASTVLDALVAYTRDNWRLSLNVANLADTRYVAACYSLSGCFYAEGRKAIGKLTYRW